A single window of Salvia splendens isolate huo1 chromosome 8, SspV2, whole genome shotgun sequence DNA harbors:
- the LOC121744768 gene encoding nuclear pore complex protein NUP85-like isoform X1 translates to MPAVTSDSGEVNSLSIVPHSLETQTLRVYPLRTRTAPPFWRVSISWGRGSTLRVSLLQPGGAESDGEVVEVNLTNTERGEISEAERQRIAHGSVTPFALLQSRKNQMDELQYGKTWWVHLMEYSNEIKSLLGTSKSYITPTIEDPKALLEDVEEPTSLKAAWELVEMFYADKQSQTWIPERLLDWLADFDCLLSATQPTVHARLVAFQKALVTIQEVENDPEYWEIMSSALGIGWLDIVVKMLRLHGSYQLDQVGTREIESGLVEAVAVLISQMPRLRPHISDEKLGECYNTKPEFMKAWEKWRTQLTKLDCHPFWLQCDHKQTRVGLKNMIQIMLGNANVISNATYHWIELYISHLLYIRPFTVGLESMYTLAQKCMHLKPITNRHKLMGLLIGILEENTEVVLAECSRSFGPWMITHAAELLTAGSAQAEMLLHEEQSKIGGICIEELHRLIYAQILSSHALTWNIAPIYLTSCMKQGLGLLENLLYKQPVQQHQVLSESIEICRLNGIDYVSRHMMKIAGVHYWKHGEKNSAVYWLQQAQDEVRLNRIAKHLFDLVGKSVSDESFKQWEGMIDLLGTESKTAGGLEFLKKYRDFRRSLQQVQDGITTDDARKASEALISLMRNPSTPQQFWLRLLNDSLELLNWKDRPLFNVSQTKLLLNKLQELSLARLLPGYVDADLPPEAFKSVRLALASNLGRAILEE, encoded by the exons ATGCCGGCAGTGACCTCAGATTCCGGCGAGGTCAACTCGCTCTCCATCGTTCCACACTCTCTGGAGACGCAGACGCTGAGAGTCTATCCTCTGCGGACGCGCACAGCGCCGCCATTCTGGCGCGTCTCGATCTCCTGGGGGCGTGGGAGCACGCTCCGCGTCTCACTCCTGCAACCTGGAGGAGCTGAATCCGATGGGGAAGTTGTGGAAGTGAATCTCACCAATACGGAAAGAGGAGAAATTTCCGAAGCTGAGCGGCAGAGAATCGCGCACGGCTCGGTCACGCCCTTCGCGCTTCTCCAGAGCCGGAAGAATCAGATGGACGAGTTGCAGTATGGCAAAACTTG GTGGGTACATTTAATGGAGTACAGCAATGAAATTAAATCTCTCCTTGGTACTTCAAAGTCATATATTACACCAACCATTGAAGACCCAAAGGCATTATTGGAG GATGTTGAGGAGCCAACCTCATTGAAAGCTGCCTGGGAGCTGGTGGAAATGTTTTATGCAGATAAGCAATCTCAGACCTGGATCCCTGAACGCCTCCTTGATTGGTTAGCT GATTTTGATTGTTTGTTATCTGCAACTCAGCCAACTGTCCATGCAAGACTTGTGGCTTTCCAGAAAGCACTTGTAACCATACAG GAAGTTGAGAATGATCCAGAGTATTGGGAAATTATGTCGTCTGCTTTAGGCATTGGCTGGCTAGACATTGTT GTAAAAATGTTGCGGTTGCATGGATCTTACCAGTTGGACCAGGTTGGAACTCGAGAG ATTGAAAGTGGACTCGTTGAAGCAGTTGCTGTTCTTATATCGCAGATGCCACGATTGCGTCCTCATATATCAGACGAAAAATTAGGAGAATGCTACAACACCAAACCTGAGTTTATGAAA GCATGGGAGAAGTGGAGAACTCAACTCACTAAACTGGACTGTCATCCTTTCTGGCTTCAGTGTGATCATAAACAGACCAGAGTTGGACTTAAAAACATGATTCAGATAATGCTGGGAAATGCTAATGTTATCTCAAACGCAACATATCACTGGATAGAGCTTTACATTTCTCACCTTTTGTACATTAGGCCTTTCACTGTG GGTTTAGAAAGTATGTATACCCTAGCCCAGAAATGCATGCATTTAAAACCAATTACCAATCGACATAAGTTGATGGGACTCTTAATTGGGATTCTTGAAGAAAATACAGAG GTTGTTCTCGCTGAATGCTCAAGATCATTTGGCCCCTG GATGATAACCCATGCTGCAGAGCTGCTGACAGCTGGAAGTGCTCAAGCAGAAATGCTTTTGCATGAGGAGCAGTCTAAGATTGGAGGAATCTGCATAGAAGAGCTTCATCGACTGATTTATGCTCAAATTCTATCATCTCATGCCTTGACATGGAAT ATCGCTCCTATATATTTGACTTCATGTATGAAGCAAGGTTTGGGTTTATTGGAAAATTTACTGTACAAGCAGCCCGTACAGCAGCATCAAGTGTTATCGGAG AGCATAGAGATCTGTCGTCTCAATGGAATAGATTATGTTAGTCGCCATATGATGAAG ATAGCTGGAGTTCATTACTGGAAGCATGGAGAGAAAAATTCCGCTGTGTACTGGCTGCAGCAAGCTCAGGATGAAGTTCGTTTAAACCGAATTGCGAAGCATTTATTTGATCTTGTTGGAAAATCAGTTTCTGATGAAAGTTTCAAG CAATGGGAAGGAATGATTGATTTGCTGGGAACTGAGTCCAAAACTGCTGGCGGTCTTGAGTTCTTGAAAAA GTACAGGGATTTCCGGCGATCTCTCCAGCAAGTTCAGGATGGAATCACAACTGACGATGCTAGAAAAGCTTCAGAAGCCCTCATATCT CTAATGAGAAACCCTTCTACACCTCAACAATTCTGGCTTCGTCTGCTAAACGACTCA TTGGAATTGCTGAACTGGAAGGATCGTCCCTTGTTCAATGTTTCTCAAACCAAGCTTTTGTTGAATAAGTTGCAAGAGCTGTCGCTTGCACGACTTCTGCCAGGCTATGTTGATGCTGACTTGCCACCAGAGGCCTTCAAGTCCGTCCGACTGGCCCTTGCCTCCAATCTCGGCCGTGCCATCCTTGAAGAGTAA
- the LOC121744768 gene encoding nuclear pore complex protein NUP85-like isoform X4: MPAVTSDSGEVNSLSIVPHSLETQTLRVYPLRTRTAPPFWRVSISWGRGSTLRVSLLQPGGAESDGEVVEVNLTNTERGEISEAERQRIAHGSVTPFALLQSRKNQMDELQYGKTWWVHLMEYSNEIKSLLGTSKSYITPTIEDPKALLEDVEEPTSLKAAWELVEMFYADKQSQTWIPERLLDWLADFDCLLSATQPTVHARLVAFQKALVTIQEVENDPEYWEIMSSALGIGWLDIVVKMLRLHGSYQLDQVGTREIESGLVEAVAVLISQMPRLRPHISDEKLGECYNTKPEFMKAWEKWRTQLTKLDCHPFWLQCDHKQTRVGLKNMIQIMLGNANVISNATYHWIELYISHLLYIRPFTVGLESMYTLAQKCMHLKPITNRHKLMGLLIGILEENTEVVLAECSRSFGPWMITHAAELLTAGSAQAEMLLHEEQSKIGGICIEELHRLIYAQILSSHALTWNIAPIYLTSCMKQGLGLLENLLYKQPVQQHQVLSESIEICRLNGIDYVSRHMMKIAGVHYWKHGEKNSAVYWLQQAQDEVRLNRIAKHLFDLVGKSVSDESFKQWEGMIDLLGTESKTAGGLEFLKKYRDFRRSLQQVQDGITTDDARKASEALISFRRKVHLHGGLTWLVPPVYC; the protein is encoded by the exons ATGCCGGCAGTGACCTCAGATTCCGGCGAGGTCAACTCGCTCTCCATCGTTCCACACTCTCTGGAGACGCAGACGCTGAGAGTCTATCCTCTGCGGACGCGCACAGCGCCGCCATTCTGGCGCGTCTCGATCTCCTGGGGGCGTGGGAGCACGCTCCGCGTCTCACTCCTGCAACCTGGAGGAGCTGAATCCGATGGGGAAGTTGTGGAAGTGAATCTCACCAATACGGAAAGAGGAGAAATTTCCGAAGCTGAGCGGCAGAGAATCGCGCACGGCTCGGTCACGCCCTTCGCGCTTCTCCAGAGCCGGAAGAATCAGATGGACGAGTTGCAGTATGGCAAAACTTG GTGGGTACATTTAATGGAGTACAGCAATGAAATTAAATCTCTCCTTGGTACTTCAAAGTCATATATTACACCAACCATTGAAGACCCAAAGGCATTATTGGAG GATGTTGAGGAGCCAACCTCATTGAAAGCTGCCTGGGAGCTGGTGGAAATGTTTTATGCAGATAAGCAATCTCAGACCTGGATCCCTGAACGCCTCCTTGATTGGTTAGCT GATTTTGATTGTTTGTTATCTGCAACTCAGCCAACTGTCCATGCAAGACTTGTGGCTTTCCAGAAAGCACTTGTAACCATACAG GAAGTTGAGAATGATCCAGAGTATTGGGAAATTATGTCGTCTGCTTTAGGCATTGGCTGGCTAGACATTGTT GTAAAAATGTTGCGGTTGCATGGATCTTACCAGTTGGACCAGGTTGGAACTCGAGAG ATTGAAAGTGGACTCGTTGAAGCAGTTGCTGTTCTTATATCGCAGATGCCACGATTGCGTCCTCATATATCAGACGAAAAATTAGGAGAATGCTACAACACCAAACCTGAGTTTATGAAA GCATGGGAGAAGTGGAGAACTCAACTCACTAAACTGGACTGTCATCCTTTCTGGCTTCAGTGTGATCATAAACAGACCAGAGTTGGACTTAAAAACATGATTCAGATAATGCTGGGAAATGCTAATGTTATCTCAAACGCAACATATCACTGGATAGAGCTTTACATTTCTCACCTTTTGTACATTAGGCCTTTCACTGTG GGTTTAGAAAGTATGTATACCCTAGCCCAGAAATGCATGCATTTAAAACCAATTACCAATCGACATAAGTTGATGGGACTCTTAATTGGGATTCTTGAAGAAAATACAGAG GTTGTTCTCGCTGAATGCTCAAGATCATTTGGCCCCTG GATGATAACCCATGCTGCAGAGCTGCTGACAGCTGGAAGTGCTCAAGCAGAAATGCTTTTGCATGAGGAGCAGTCTAAGATTGGAGGAATCTGCATAGAAGAGCTTCATCGACTGATTTATGCTCAAATTCTATCATCTCATGCCTTGACATGGAAT ATCGCTCCTATATATTTGACTTCATGTATGAAGCAAGGTTTGGGTTTATTGGAAAATTTACTGTACAAGCAGCCCGTACAGCAGCATCAAGTGTTATCGGAG AGCATAGAGATCTGTCGTCTCAATGGAATAGATTATGTTAGTCGCCATATGATGAAG ATAGCTGGAGTTCATTACTGGAAGCATGGAGAGAAAAATTCCGCTGTGTACTGGCTGCAGCAAGCTCAGGATGAAGTTCGTTTAAACCGAATTGCGAAGCATTTATTTGATCTTGTTGGAAAATCAGTTTCTGATGAAAGTTTCAAG CAATGGGAAGGAATGATTGATTTGCTGGGAACTGAGTCCAAAACTGCTGGCGGTCTTGAGTTCTTGAAAAA GTACAGGGATTTCCGGCGATCTCTCCAGCAAGTTCAGGATGGAATCACAACTGACGATGCTAGAAAAGCTTCAGAAGCCCTCATATCT TTCCGCAGGAAGGTTCACCTGCACGGTGGCTTGACTTGGCTCGTTCCACCCGTCTATTGCTAA
- the LOC121744768 gene encoding nuclear pore complex protein NUP85-like isoform X2 gives MPAVTSDSGEVNSLSIVPHSLETQTLRVYPLRTRTAPPFWRVSISWGRGSTLRVSLLQPGGAESDGEVVEVNLTNTERGEISEAERQRIAHGSVTPFALLQSRKNQMDELQYGKTWWVHLMEYSNEIKSLLGTSKSYITPTIEDPKALLEDVEEPTSLKAAWELVEMFYADKQSQTWIPERLLDWLADFDCLLSATQPTVHARLVAFQKALVTIQEVENDPEYWEIMSSALGIGWLDIVVKMLRLHGSYQLDQVGTREIESGLVEAVAVLISQMPRLRPHISDEKLGECYNTKPEFMKAWEKWRTQLTKLDCHPFWLQCDHKQTRVGLKNMIQIMLGNANVISNATYHWIELYISHLLYIRPFTVGLESMYTLAQKCMHLKPITNRHKLMGLLIGILEENTEVVLAECSRSFGPWMITHAAELLTAGSAQAEMLLHEEQSKIGGICIEELHRLIYAQILSSHALTWNIAPIYLTSCMKQGLGLLENLLYKQPVQQHQVLSESIEICRLNGIDYVSRHMMKIAGVHYWKHGEKNSAVYWLQQAQDEVRLNRIAKHLFDLVGKSVSDESFKQWEGMIDLLGTESKTAGGLEFLKKYRDFRRSLQQVQDGITTDDARKASEALISEGSPARWLDLARSTRLLLNEKQSTIISNVLQSN, from the exons ATGCCGGCAGTGACCTCAGATTCCGGCGAGGTCAACTCGCTCTCCATCGTTCCACACTCTCTGGAGACGCAGACGCTGAGAGTCTATCCTCTGCGGACGCGCACAGCGCCGCCATTCTGGCGCGTCTCGATCTCCTGGGGGCGTGGGAGCACGCTCCGCGTCTCACTCCTGCAACCTGGAGGAGCTGAATCCGATGGGGAAGTTGTGGAAGTGAATCTCACCAATACGGAAAGAGGAGAAATTTCCGAAGCTGAGCGGCAGAGAATCGCGCACGGCTCGGTCACGCCCTTCGCGCTTCTCCAGAGCCGGAAGAATCAGATGGACGAGTTGCAGTATGGCAAAACTTG GTGGGTACATTTAATGGAGTACAGCAATGAAATTAAATCTCTCCTTGGTACTTCAAAGTCATATATTACACCAACCATTGAAGACCCAAAGGCATTATTGGAG GATGTTGAGGAGCCAACCTCATTGAAAGCTGCCTGGGAGCTGGTGGAAATGTTTTATGCAGATAAGCAATCTCAGACCTGGATCCCTGAACGCCTCCTTGATTGGTTAGCT GATTTTGATTGTTTGTTATCTGCAACTCAGCCAACTGTCCATGCAAGACTTGTGGCTTTCCAGAAAGCACTTGTAACCATACAG GAAGTTGAGAATGATCCAGAGTATTGGGAAATTATGTCGTCTGCTTTAGGCATTGGCTGGCTAGACATTGTT GTAAAAATGTTGCGGTTGCATGGATCTTACCAGTTGGACCAGGTTGGAACTCGAGAG ATTGAAAGTGGACTCGTTGAAGCAGTTGCTGTTCTTATATCGCAGATGCCACGATTGCGTCCTCATATATCAGACGAAAAATTAGGAGAATGCTACAACACCAAACCTGAGTTTATGAAA GCATGGGAGAAGTGGAGAACTCAACTCACTAAACTGGACTGTCATCCTTTCTGGCTTCAGTGTGATCATAAACAGACCAGAGTTGGACTTAAAAACATGATTCAGATAATGCTGGGAAATGCTAATGTTATCTCAAACGCAACATATCACTGGATAGAGCTTTACATTTCTCACCTTTTGTACATTAGGCCTTTCACTGTG GGTTTAGAAAGTATGTATACCCTAGCCCAGAAATGCATGCATTTAAAACCAATTACCAATCGACATAAGTTGATGGGACTCTTAATTGGGATTCTTGAAGAAAATACAGAG GTTGTTCTCGCTGAATGCTCAAGATCATTTGGCCCCTG GATGATAACCCATGCTGCAGAGCTGCTGACAGCTGGAAGTGCTCAAGCAGAAATGCTTTTGCATGAGGAGCAGTCTAAGATTGGAGGAATCTGCATAGAAGAGCTTCATCGACTGATTTATGCTCAAATTCTATCATCTCATGCCTTGACATGGAAT ATCGCTCCTATATATTTGACTTCATGTATGAAGCAAGGTTTGGGTTTATTGGAAAATTTACTGTACAAGCAGCCCGTACAGCAGCATCAAGTGTTATCGGAG AGCATAGAGATCTGTCGTCTCAATGGAATAGATTATGTTAGTCGCCATATGATGAAG ATAGCTGGAGTTCATTACTGGAAGCATGGAGAGAAAAATTCCGCTGTGTACTGGCTGCAGCAAGCTCAGGATGAAGTTCGTTTAAACCGAATTGCGAAGCATTTATTTGATCTTGTTGGAAAATCAGTTTCTGATGAAAGTTTCAAG CAATGGGAAGGAATGATTGATTTGCTGGGAACTGAGTCCAAAACTGCTGGCGGTCTTGAGTTCTTGAAAAA GTACAGGGATTTCCGGCGATCTCTCCAGCAAGTTCAGGATGGAATCACAACTGACGATGCTAGAAAAGCTTCAGAAGCCCTCATATCT GAAGGTTCACCTGCACGGTGGCTTGACTTGGCTCGTTCCACCCGTCTATTGCTAAACGAGAAACAAAGCACGATTATTTCCAACGTACTACAATCTAATTAA
- the LOC121744768 gene encoding nuclear pore complex protein NUP85-like isoform X3, with protein MPAVTSDSGEVNSLSIVPHSLETQTLRVYPLRTRTAPPFWRVSISWGRGSTLRVSLLQPGGAESDGEVVEVNLTNTERGEISEAERQRIAHGSVTPFALLQSRKNQMDELQYGKTWWVHLMEYSNEIKSLLGTSKSYITPTIEDPKALLEDVEEPTSLKAAWELVEMFYADKQSQTWIPERLLDWLADFDCLLSATQPTVHARLVAFQKALVTIQEVENDPEYWEIMSSALGIGWLDIVVKMLRLHGSYQLDQVGTREIESGLVEAVAVLISQMPRLRPHISDEKLGECYNTKPEFMKAWEKWRTQLTKLDCHPFWLQCDHKQTRVGLKNMIQIMLGNANVISNATYHWIELYISHLLYIRPFTVGLESMYTLAQKCMHLKPITNRHKLMGLLIGILEENTEVVLAECSRSFGPWMITHAAELLTAGSAQAEMLLHEEQSKIGGICIEELHRLIYAQILSSHALTWNIAPIYLTSCMKQGLGLLENLLYKQPVQQHQVLSESIEICRLNGIDYVSRHMMKIAGVHYWKHGEKNSAVYWLQQAQDEVRLNRIAKHLFDLVGKSVSDESFKQWEGMIDLLGTESKTAGGLEFLKKYRDFRRSLQQVQDGITTDDARKASEALISSHLLKFRRKVHLHGGLTWLVPPVYC; from the exons ATGCCGGCAGTGACCTCAGATTCCGGCGAGGTCAACTCGCTCTCCATCGTTCCACACTCTCTGGAGACGCAGACGCTGAGAGTCTATCCTCTGCGGACGCGCACAGCGCCGCCATTCTGGCGCGTCTCGATCTCCTGGGGGCGTGGGAGCACGCTCCGCGTCTCACTCCTGCAACCTGGAGGAGCTGAATCCGATGGGGAAGTTGTGGAAGTGAATCTCACCAATACGGAAAGAGGAGAAATTTCCGAAGCTGAGCGGCAGAGAATCGCGCACGGCTCGGTCACGCCCTTCGCGCTTCTCCAGAGCCGGAAGAATCAGATGGACGAGTTGCAGTATGGCAAAACTTG GTGGGTACATTTAATGGAGTACAGCAATGAAATTAAATCTCTCCTTGGTACTTCAAAGTCATATATTACACCAACCATTGAAGACCCAAAGGCATTATTGGAG GATGTTGAGGAGCCAACCTCATTGAAAGCTGCCTGGGAGCTGGTGGAAATGTTTTATGCAGATAAGCAATCTCAGACCTGGATCCCTGAACGCCTCCTTGATTGGTTAGCT GATTTTGATTGTTTGTTATCTGCAACTCAGCCAACTGTCCATGCAAGACTTGTGGCTTTCCAGAAAGCACTTGTAACCATACAG GAAGTTGAGAATGATCCAGAGTATTGGGAAATTATGTCGTCTGCTTTAGGCATTGGCTGGCTAGACATTGTT GTAAAAATGTTGCGGTTGCATGGATCTTACCAGTTGGACCAGGTTGGAACTCGAGAG ATTGAAAGTGGACTCGTTGAAGCAGTTGCTGTTCTTATATCGCAGATGCCACGATTGCGTCCTCATATATCAGACGAAAAATTAGGAGAATGCTACAACACCAAACCTGAGTTTATGAAA GCATGGGAGAAGTGGAGAACTCAACTCACTAAACTGGACTGTCATCCTTTCTGGCTTCAGTGTGATCATAAACAGACCAGAGTTGGACTTAAAAACATGATTCAGATAATGCTGGGAAATGCTAATGTTATCTCAAACGCAACATATCACTGGATAGAGCTTTACATTTCTCACCTTTTGTACATTAGGCCTTTCACTGTG GGTTTAGAAAGTATGTATACCCTAGCCCAGAAATGCATGCATTTAAAACCAATTACCAATCGACATAAGTTGATGGGACTCTTAATTGGGATTCTTGAAGAAAATACAGAG GTTGTTCTCGCTGAATGCTCAAGATCATTTGGCCCCTG GATGATAACCCATGCTGCAGAGCTGCTGACAGCTGGAAGTGCTCAAGCAGAAATGCTTTTGCATGAGGAGCAGTCTAAGATTGGAGGAATCTGCATAGAAGAGCTTCATCGACTGATTTATGCTCAAATTCTATCATCTCATGCCTTGACATGGAAT ATCGCTCCTATATATTTGACTTCATGTATGAAGCAAGGTTTGGGTTTATTGGAAAATTTACTGTACAAGCAGCCCGTACAGCAGCATCAAGTGTTATCGGAG AGCATAGAGATCTGTCGTCTCAATGGAATAGATTATGTTAGTCGCCATATGATGAAG ATAGCTGGAGTTCATTACTGGAAGCATGGAGAGAAAAATTCCGCTGTGTACTGGCTGCAGCAAGCTCAGGATGAAGTTCGTTTAAACCGAATTGCGAAGCATTTATTTGATCTTGTTGGAAAATCAGTTTCTGATGAAAGTTTCAAG CAATGGGAAGGAATGATTGATTTGCTGGGAACTGAGTCCAAAACTGCTGGCGGTCTTGAGTTCTTGAAAAA GTACAGGGATTTCCGGCGATCTCTCCAGCAAGTTCAGGATGGAATCACAACTGACGATGCTAGAAAAGCTTCAGAAGCCCTCATATCT TCACATTTATTGAAGTTCCGCAGGAAGGTTCACCTGCACGGTGGCTTGACTTGGCTCGTTCCACCCGTCTATTGCTAA